From one Anabas testudineus chromosome 18, fAnaTes1.2, whole genome shotgun sequence genomic stretch:
- the LOC117153111 gene encoding Fc receptor-like protein 5, protein MSLLCCRINQVLLTVSPRRSQLFKYESVSLSCEEDDSSAGWTLRRNTTKQQMTQCGDGWGKPAGSFCNITNVYPSDSGVYWCESREGSTSSIINITVSGGSVILQSPVLPVMEGHDVTLHCQTKSPPSKLPADFYKDGSLIRTEPTGHMTIHHVTKSDEGLYKCHISSHGESPPDDNEDAPTLLLSPWEAPETSRPILASTLQQALCSSQQGSLSLGFFSLVCCPKAVRLGALSQLFNHLFSSWLTNNEPTSASTQDFDDIVAVTTEYHF, encoded by the exons atgtcactgctgtgctgcagaataAACCAAG TTCttctgactgtgagtcccagaagatctcagctgtttaaatatgagtctgtgtctctgagctgtgaggaggacgacagctctgctggatggacactgaggaggaacacaaccaaacaacagATGACTCAGTGTGGAGATGGGTGGGGAAAACCTGCTGGTTCTTTCTGTAACATCACTAATGTTTATCCATcggacagtggagtttactggtgtgagtccagagagggatcaaccagtagcatcatcaacatcactgtctctg gtggatcagtgatcctgcagagtcctgtcctccctgtgatggagggacatgatgtcactctgcactgtcaaacaaagagccctccctccaagctcccagctgatttctataaagatggctccctcatcaggactgagcctacaggtcacatgaccatccaccatgttaccaagtctgatgaaggcctctacaagtgtcacatcagcagccatggagagtctccaccc GATGACAACGAAGATGCCCCCACCCTGCTCCTATCCCCTTGGGAGGCCCCTGAGACCAGCCGTCCCATTCTGGCCTCCACTCTTCAGCAGGCCCTTTGTTCGTCGCAGCAAGGCAGTCTCTCTCTGGGGTTCTTCAGCCTAGTTTGTTGCCCTAAGGCTGTCCGCCTGGGAGCCCTCAGCCAGCTCTTCAATCACCTGTTCTCCAGCTGGCTCACCA ATAATGAACCAACATCAGCATCCACCCAGGACTTTGATGACATCGTAGCAGTCACCACCGAGTATCACTTCTGA